A segment of the Trifolium pratense cultivar HEN17-A07 linkage group LG7, ARS_RC_1.1, whole genome shotgun sequence genome:
CAAGAAATTAATAAAGAGCAGCATCTCCATTTGGGAGGGAATACTCTTTTTCATACATTTAGTATAATATAGTCAATAATGGAAGAGTAACGTTATTTATATGAGGAATTCTTGCGGGGGACACAATAATTTAGTGTATTTGGACCGATCTGAAATGTATGCGATCGGGGAGATGTGACTGCACTGCActcaattatatataaattgtttGATTATGATCAAACGATCTAGATTTTTAGCttaaatgttatatttaaaaacaatcaaaatttGATCTTAAAATTTAGGCAATTTGATAATGATCGAACAATCTAGATGTGCTGACTACATGCGGTCGCACTGTACTAAATACAATTCCCCATTCTCCATTTGGACACATACATACTTGAAAAAtgtacacacaaaaaaaaagaatcaatcGTTATTTGAAATTGTAACATTGTATTGTTGAAAAAAAACcaattgatatttgaaattgATATAAGGAGGAACATTCTCAAAGACATGAGGACTACTTCAAGAAATAGTTACGCTCACTAGAGTATGAACAATCATATTTGTTTGTCTTCTTATAGGCTTCATCTCAAAGTTTACAGAGAAaacataaactaaaaataatacTAGAAATAATGGCACTAAATTCAAAAACACCTCTAGGTAGAGAATTAATCGAGTTAACTAACATgtttgagtcactttcaaaaATTACTCGACCCCATCACATATTACTTGCCATCCGAATCGCTTCAAGCAAAGCAAATGCTTACCTTTCAATAATGCCATCTTCGTATGCTTCCAATTTGTTTGAGCCCATAAGGAACTCGTCGTTACTATCTCTACAACAACACCCGGCGGATGTAATGCCGAGATCCACATGAAAACCGGCATTCACATTGCACTTGTACCACCCAGCTCTAGGCCTCTCTCACTTTGCAACATGATGTGGCCTGTTACTTTAATTTTGGTTCTATTGCAGGCAATATACCTCAAACCATTCCTTCCACCCATTAAAAGCTTGCATTCCACTAACTTGGAGATCAAAACTCTTCTTCAAACCACTCGTGATCCAACAAGATTTGGCCATGGCGTAATCGGAAAAAAACACTATACATATTGAGATAGCAGCCTTTGTCAATTTGGAAGGAAGTCTCTACACACACTCCAAAGCATTGTCACGCTTGGGGGGTGGGGGGGAGGGGGCACCTTTGCAAGGACTCTCCAAATATTGTTCCACTCCCCTCCAACATGAAAATGCTCATCATTCATAATCTTGCTTAAAATTAGATTGTCTCCCAACTTTACCAAATAGCACCCAATATGATCCTATCTCATATGATGATATACTGATTCGATCAATGGCACTTCTAAAATTGCATCCACAATCGCTGCAgagaataattcatgaattttatCCACATTCCATTTATTCTCAACCTCACACCTTAGTTTTGATACAATATATGTTGATTAATATGACCTGGTGTGATGTTCGACCACATGTTTAGTCATACTCCCGCcatctcaaaatataaacataaatgagtcaaagaaattcaatatatttggttcaaaatttaaactaaatacattcaattttattaacaaacttttacttatattttgaaatcCATAGTCTTCCTTATTCCCCAAGTCTAATTAGACAAAGGTCCAATGTTAGGGATGTTCTTTCTTTTGGCGTTTCTTTCTTGAAAGTGTTCTTAAATGTTTtaggaaaatatatttatggaaaaatttattaaaatttcacattaaaaataaatgaataaataaataaataaataaaagcaaaTGTTTtaggaaaatatatttatggaaaaatttattaaaatttcacattaaaaataaatgaataaataaataaataaaagcaaaTGTGACCTCTTAACTTTAGGAGATTAAAATTTGAGTTggatagaaaaaattataattctttTGCTCTGTATtagttaaaattaaatttgtagaTTTCTTTTAagataaaagtgaaaataattgatcaaaataaaattggttATTTTGGGATATAAGTGCAACTGAAAATGAATCATgcacaggaaaaaaaaaatcatgacagGAAAATGAATCTACTTTGAAACAAAGCTACTttgaaaattaacaaaatacatGAACATCAGACGCTACTGATCATATCGATTTTGGTGACAAGTCCCAGCATTTCTCGAGTAATTAGTGATTGGTGGTGGGTTCAGCCAGTAAATGCCTTGACCAACACCACCAGAACACATAAACTAAGCATGAATTTCAACGGCAACAGCAGACCAAATAGCATGGGAAGGGACATTCATAACAAGGTAAATTATCCCTAAaccatttatttaattaaaaactacaGTACCAGTAACATCTGCAAAGGTAATCCAACGGAAACAACAACTGGACCCGCCATGGCAGTAAAAAGCCAGTATTGAACTCTGGAGGTTCTAATGTCTTCAGGTTCATGGCTCTCATccagaaaaaatttcaaaagaacaaaaaaaaatactaaacaaAGGTTCCAAGAATACCCCAATTTCCAAAGTGCATCCTCTCATGTTTCAGGGGCTCTTAAACCAGAAAatcaaaggaaagaaaaataCACTTAAAAAGGGTCCAACAACACTCCAAATTCCATAATTCTCTTCTTATGTCAGGGCATATGCACCTGCTTGAGTGACGATCACATTAACCTGTAGAAAATGCACACATGTTAGCAACAGCAATGGCAAGCAAATACACAATTGACAGAtcatgaaacaaaataattgagcATTAACGACTGCACTACTATATGGCAAAAATAATAAACATCCAGCCATCCAGGTATCTTCGTTAGATAACGTTTTGaagaacaataaaaataatattaaaattgaagTCCCAGTAAAATACAACCAATAAAATACATGTTTTTGGTTCGTCACTGCACTTCCATTACAACATCAACGTCTTGGATGAGAGAGATAAATTTGTTACCAAGTAAATATGAAGAATCTACACTTAAACATGCAAATTTATACTTCTAGAGATTAAAACTCTTATCAGGAAGCAGGATCCAAATTGTCAACTGTAAATAGGAATAAGTCCAGTAACGCACCTTAGCTATTCCTCAAATCTGTAAAAACAACCCTTGTAACTACCACTGTCACCGACAATAAAATGCTTGATCAATGTGTGGCGGAATTTGCTTTATTTCAGTGCCAAGTTCTTGTTCAATCCTATATCTGAACAAAAAATGGAATACATCAGCAACCTACAGCAAGGATCTCTAAAACTCATTCAACATCAACTACATTACATACAAATTAAAGCGGTCCTCATAAGTGATCAAGTTCACTGCTAAACCAAGGTGGCCAAACCTCCCTGAACGACCAACCTACCAAAAGCAGAACATCCATCAGAACATGTACACATAATTGGTAGAAAGTAAACTAATTCAGTTGAAAGTGAGCAGAAATCACTCATACCCTGTGCAAATAAGTTTCTGAGTTCTTGGGAAAATCGAAGTTAATAACAACATTAACTGCTTGGATGTCTATTCCCCTAGTAAAAAGATCTGCAAATGTTTCACACAAaggaagaaaaatgaaaattttaatttattaggACAATGtatctaaatataaaatctcATGATCAGTTTATTAACATACACACTGTTACTTGACGTGGACAGTAAGCCACAATAAACATGTATTAATACTATTACAAAACAAAAGGAATGAAGATAATGTCAAAATAAAGGAAATGGGGACCCCAAATAATTAAGTGTCATCAACATACCAGTACAGACAAGATTTCGGCATGCACCATTGCGGAAATCATGAAATACTCTATTACGGTGGTCTTGCAACATCTTTGCGTGAATATAGAAGCATGAATACCCAAGTTCAGTGATTTTCTTGGCAAGAAGTTCAACCCGATTCACTGAATTGCAAAAGATAATTGACTGGTTTATTTGCAGCTGCAATAGAAACTATTATAAGCATCATAATATTCACAGATGGCATATAAGAAAATCAAGAGgacaaagaaaaatcaaaccTTAGAAAATAGAGTATTTAAGCAGTGGACTTTCTGTCTCTCTTCCACAAATGCATAAAATTGTGTAATACCCTTCAGAGTGAGCTCATCCATAAGGTTAATGACATATGGTTTATGAAGAAACCTATCTTTGAAGTCCTTCACAGTAACAGGAAATGTTGCTGAAAACATCAGGATTTGACGGTTTGTAGGGAGAAAATTAATCAGCTGTTGAATTGAGGGCTGGAACTCTGGAGAGAGCAGCTTATCAGCCTGAGAAACACAGTAAACTAAGTAAAACTGCAGAACGGTTAAGTGTAACTACTTACTACTGAAGGCATTAATCTTAAAAATGCCATAATGAACAAGCATATTACTAAACAGAAGCATTTGCTTCAATCATCAGCAGAAAACATTTAGGATACAGATTCCTAATCCAACTAAATCAAACATAAATGCAAAGAAACATAGTTATACACCAAATCACACTTGGCTAATTAAATCCAATTGTGTTTCTGGCTCCCATTTTCCTAACATGTTTAAATATGTGAATATTTTCCACACTGTTCATGATCTCAACAGAATTCTATAAATGAACAAATTCCATGTGTAACATATTTACCTCATCCATGACAAGCATGGAGCAATCCTTAAGAACGCAAACACCCTTCTTCGCAAGATCTAATATCCTTCCTGGGGTTCCAACCAGTAGATGAACCGGTTGATATAAACGCATTATGTCATCTTTTAGACTGGTACCGCCTGTTGTAACCATAACTTGGATTTTCAGATGCTTTCCAAGCTCTTTACACACTTGAGATGTTTGCAAAGCCAATTCTCGTGTTGGGACCAAGATAACAACTGTATGATAATCCAAACAGTATAGTTAAAACATGGGCAGAGCATACCAATAtgtttatttaaaaacacaaaCCCTAAAGATATAAAGATAATAAAGAATAACCATCTGCAAAATATTATTACTTTCAACAATATTTGACAGAATCTATCTGGCATCACCTTTAATTTCCAAAATAACTTCTCAATAGAAGCAACAACTCGTCAACAGGATATCAGTTTGTTTGAAGAAATTTCAAACTTTAGTTATTAAAACATACTTAGCACCTAAATCTGAATCCCGATATACCTAACATTAAATGTGAAAGATATTATGAAATGACCATACTACTGTTGGTTTTTGGTCAGAAGAATGTCAAAGACAACTAACAAATATGCACTTTAAGCCTTTTCAGCAGAAAGTCAAAAGCCAAAGACATATTGTAATCAAATTGATGCTCTTTGAAGTCCATACAAAATCCAATCCTTACCTGTCACaagtttcattttcttttcattttaaaatagcAGAATACTGCTCAGAATCAGTATCAGGCTACCAGAATGCTTTTATAAAACTAAcatcattatatatttatatacagTCCTATCAACAAGATTTCTTACAATCATGTAAAGCACTGAAGGCAAGAGAATATCAAACCTTGAATAACATTATTATCCTGATCAATTTTTTCCAATGCAGGAATGCAAAATGCAGCTGTTTTGCCAGTTCCATTTTTTGCCCTGGCAAGAATGTCACTGCCGGTGAGAGCAATTGGAATGCTTTCTTCTTGGATAGGGGAAGGTCTTTCAAAACCCTTCTCATATATTCCCATGAGCAGCTCACGTTTCAAAAAGTAATCTTCAAATTCATTTCCTTTAGTTGCTGTCACATCCTGGGAACAAAGAACACAAAGCAACAAGAAAACTGTTACAGACTagaattaaaagttaataatgACACCCAATAATCAAAGCAACTTTAATTACTAAACCATGAATGATATCATTTATTAGGTCTTTTAAGTAGACAAAAAATACGGCAGCTCGCTTTTCACACCTTCACTTAAAATAATCCATGAAAGATAACATGATGTAACAAATGCTGATCACAACAGGGAGTTAGGAAAATCAAGCTTGGTTTATGggccaagaaaaaaaaaacgaaaaactAATCACAACAGCAAGAAAAATCAAGATTGGTTGATACTGATAGGCTACAAAAAGAATCAACTACAGCCAAAGAAGAAACCAGTAATGCGGAGGAAAGGCCTGGAAGCAATcaggaaaacaaattaaagatgtATCAAGATGAGTTGAATAAACCCATTTCTTGGGTAGACACAGATTGGTGACTAGATGAGTTGGAGGACCCAGAAATCGTTCCATATCTAGGACTGTTTTGGGAGAATTTTCACCCGAGATAGGTTATTCAATATCATTTTCAGATGTCTCAAATGGCTTAGATGTATTGAACAGAATTAAGCCACAACCCCAAAAAATGAGGGAAAACAAAATATCCGTTAGTTTGTACCTCATTAGAACAAAACAGAGTGGGGTACTTGACAGCCGTGGAGCTTGAAACATCGGTGAGTATGGTCACCCCGCTGCCACCACTAGACACGAAGATCTCCAGGGAGGAAGATGGGTCATCAGGTGGCAGAGTAAGATGGACTGTTGGCATACTTGTTGAGCTTCCACTGCTGGAGCCACAAGTGTCAAGCCAGACCTTTGTATCGAGGGTAAATTGGAGTTTTGGCATATTGGCTGAGCTTCCGGCTAGTAGAACCACAAGAGCCAAGCCAGTCTTTTGTATCAAGGGCAAAGAATGGCTCTAGCAGATGAGGTGAGGCAGCTGGAACCAGAGGCAGTGTGTAGGAGGAGGAGAGTTATGTTTGGATCAAATGCTTAATTGACCCGATGGGCCAAGCCCACTAGTGGCCCAAGACAATATCTGTGTAGATGATTGGAATACTGTACAGGAAAATGATTTACTGGCTTTAGTGAACCAAAGCCAATAAGCTGAGAAGGTGGAGTACTCAAGGAATGAACAATTTCACAAAATTCAGAACATTGCTGGTAACGAAGGTAATTAAACTAGCAATTTCTCCATAGATCTGTGAGTCTCTATTCAGAGTTGGGTCCCACATGGAATCTATTTATGAGAATCAGGTGCAGAATCGTATTTCTGGAATCGGATGGAATCAGAAGTTTTTTATGAGGTGAAATAGACTGCAAAAATTACAAATCGGGTGGAATCAGAAGttttttatgattatgattttgACCCCACTCGTGTTTTACAAATCGGCCAGGACTCAATGCCCAGACACTTTCAATTTTCAACCAACGCAACCCAGCCCTATTACAACCCCCTTTCTGCTGAGTAACCCAATCTTCCTCTCTCATGGCCACGCAGAAACCACAAGTGCAACCTCGCATCCTCTCTCATGATCAGTTCTGCAACC
Coding sequences within it:
- the LOC123897390 gene encoding DEAD-box ATP-dependent RNA helicase 8-like, translating into MMNNNNRARYPPPGIGPGRGGSNPNVNLNQNPNQSPNLNHQFQQRAPYNHHNQQQQNQQQQNQFQQQQQQFYAQRQRQQQQQQQQQQQQQQWLRRAQLGGSESNAVADEVEKTVQSEAIDSSSQDWKARLKIPPADTRYRTEDVTATKGNEFEDYFLKRELLMGIYEKGFERPSPIQEESIPIALTGSDILARAKNGTGKTAAFCIPALEKIDQDNNVIQVVILVPTRELALQTSQVCKELGKHLKIQVMVTTGGTSLKDDIMRLYQPVHLLVGTPGRILDLAKKGVCVLKDCSMLVMDEADKLLSPEFQPSIQQLINFLPTNRQILMFSATFPVTVKDFKDRFLHKPYVINLMDELTLKGITQFYAFVEERQKVHCLNTLFSKLQINQSIIFCNSVNRVELLAKKITELGYSCFYIHAKMLQDHRNRVFHDFRNGACRNLVCTDLFTRGIDIQAVNVVINFDFPKNSETYLHRVGRSGRFGHLGLAVNLITYEDRFNLYRIEQELGTEIKQIPPHIDQAFYCR